A region of Fibrobacter succinogenes subsp. succinogenes S85 DNA encodes the following proteins:
- a CDS encoding ImmA/IrrE family metallo-endopeptidase: MANFKAKPISKQEIRELAKAIRKKCGLEDIHKIPVCLFFEWIMEKLFPNFEWEIVADYTMSEEGVTFSGANKIIIRQDVYVAACHGDGRARFTIMHEIGHFLLHGPNRVALCRLAPGEKLRPFEDPEWQANAFAEEFLMDYDLIQGMNYIQISEKCGVTYGAAKTRIGKIQGRWIV, encoded by the coding sequence ATGGCAAACTTTAAGGCAAAGCCAATATCCAAGCAGGAAATTCGTGAATTGGCCAAGGCCATACGAAAAAAATGCGGCTTAGAGGATATTCACAAAATCCCTGTATGTTTGTTTTTTGAATGGATTATGGAAAAGCTGTTCCCTAATTTTGAATGGGAGATTGTCGCCGACTACACAATGTCGGAAGAAGGCGTGACATTTTCAGGAGCCAATAAAATCATCATCCGTCAGGATGTCTATGTTGCGGCTTGCCACGGAGATGGACGCGCCCGTTTTACAATTATGCATGAAATAGGGCATTTTCTTCTGCATGGACCAAACCGAGTAGCTCTTTGCCGTTTGGCTCCTGGGGAAAAGCTTAGACCATTTGAAGATCCCGAATGGCAAGCAAATGCTTTTGCCGAAGAATTTCTCATGGATTATGACCTAATTCAAGGGATGAACTACATTCAAATTTCAGAAAAATGCGGTGTCACTTATGGTGCCGCAAAAACAAGAATCGGCAAAATCCAAGGGAGGTGGATCGTGTAA
- a CDS encoding helix-turn-helix domain-containing protein gives MVTSFGKFLRNLRMDIGELLLNMADKLSVSPAFLSGVENGKRKIPEGWLSKIATLYGLSEEQNEKMKAAYYDSNNEIEIGLHDLQANQRDLAIAFARKLDSIPDSDISRILSILNKEKK, from the coding sequence ATGGTCACATCTTTCGGAAAATTTTTGAGGAACTTAAGGATGGATATAGGAGAACTTTTGCTTAATATGGCCGACAAGTTAAGCGTATCTCCAGCATTCCTTTCTGGAGTCGAGAACGGGAAAAGAAAGATTCCCGAAGGATGGCTTTCCAAGATAGCGACCCTCTATGGCCTATCTGAAGAACAAAACGAAAAGATGAAAGCCGCCTATTACGACTCTAATAACGAAATCGAAATAGGATTGCACGACCTGCAGGCCAACCAAAGAGACCTTGCTATCGCTTTTGCCAGAAAATTGGACTCTATACCAGATAGTGATATAAGCAGAATCCTAAGTATTTTAAACAAGGAGAAGAAATAA
- a CDS encoding site-specific DNA-methyltransferase, which yields MPSLTWIGKDAVLNHHLDVPYRVLEKKYDFGDGEPGNKIIHGDNLEALKSLLPEYEGRIKCIYIDPPYNTGNENWVYNDNVNSPKIKKWLGQVVGKESEDLTRHDKWLCMMYPRLKLLQKLLSNDGAIFISIDDNEQANLKLVCDEIFGAGNFVGDFIWEKKKVVQNDSKFSSVNHEYVLSYRKSEQLQVFNLLPRTEEANARYANPDNDPNGPWTSVALTAKSGSADNIYDYTFPNGIYWKPNEGAYPRLSKDSLIRAYEENRLWFGKDGKNVPRLKKYLSEVKQGMVTNSILYNEIVGSTQLAKEQLKRTLGKNVFDTPKSIKLIEMLLVLATDKSSIILDSFAGSGTTAHAVLNLNKQDGGNRKFILVEMEDYAETITAERVRRVINGYGEGKNAIEGTGGSFAYYELGPELLKDGFINENVPEQTIREYLYYTETNHALPQSNNGHPAHLGNFDGVAYYFLYNKDETTTLDATFLASISEKADRYVIYADNCIMPQKFLFDHDITFKKIPRDIRRF from the coding sequence ATGCCCTCGCTGACCTGGATTGGCAAAGACGCTGTTTTGAATCACCACCTGGATGTCCCTTATCGGGTTCTGGAAAAGAAATACGATTTTGGCGACGGCGAGCCGGGTAACAAGATTATCCACGGCGATAATTTGGAAGCGCTCAAATCTCTGCTCCCTGAATACGAAGGTCGCATCAAATGCATCTATATCGATCCACCGTACAATACCGGCAACGAGAACTGGGTCTATAACGACAATGTGAACAGCCCGAAAATCAAGAAGTGGTTAGGGCAAGTGGTAGGGAAGGAATCCGAGGACTTGACCCGTCACGACAAGTGGCTTTGCATGATGTACCCGCGCCTTAAGTTGTTGCAGAAATTGTTGAGCAACGACGGGGCGATTTTTATCAGCATCGATGATAACGAACAGGCGAATCTGAAGTTGGTTTGTGATGAGATATTTGGAGCAGGGAATTTTGTTGGTGATTTTATTTGGGAAAAGAAAAAAGTGGTTCAAAACGATTCAAAATTTTCATCAGTTAATCATGAATATGTTTTGTCATATAGAAAATCAGAACAATTACAAGTATTCAATTTATTGCCACGAACAGAAGAAGCAAACGCAAGATATGCTAACCCGGACAATGACCCAAACGGACCTTGGACTAGTGTTGCCTTAACTGCCAAAAGTGGCTCCGCTGATAACATTTATGATTACACTTTTCCAAATGGAATTTATTGGAAACCGAATGAAGGAGCTTATCCCAGATTAAGTAAGGATTCATTAATAAGGGCTTATGAAGAGAATAGACTGTGGTTTGGTAAAGATGGAAAAAATGTTCCTAGATTAAAAAAATACTTATCCGAAGTAAAACAAGGAATGGTTACAAATTCCATTTTGTATAACGAAATTGTTGGTTCAACGCAATTAGCAAAAGAACAACTAAAACGAACTTTGGGAAAAAATGTTTTTGATACTCCTAAATCAATCAAATTAATTGAGATGCTTCTTGTTTTAGCCACCGACAAATCCTCCATCATCCTCGATTCCTTCGCTGGTTCCGGCACCACAGCCCATGCTGTGCTGAATTTGAACAAACAAGATGGCGGCAACCGCAAGTTCATCCTTGTCGAAATGGAAGATTACGCCGAGACAATCACCGCCGAACGCGTCCGTCGAGTCATCAATGGCTATGGCGAAGGCAAGAATGCCATTGAAGGCACCGGCGGTTCATTCGCCTACTATGAACTTGGCCCAGAACTTTTGAAAGATGGTTTCATCAACGAAAACGTTCCGGAGCAGACCATCCGCGAATACCTCTATTACACCGAAACAAACCATGCATTGCCGCAAAGCAACAACGGGCATCCGGCTCATTTAGGGAACTTCGATGGCGTCGCCTATTATTTCCTTTACAACAAGGACGAAACAACGACGCTTGATGCGACTTTTCTTGCGTCAATTTCGGAGAAGGCCGACCGCTATGTCATCTATGCGGACAACTGCATCATGCCGCAGAAATTCCTTTTTGACCACGACATCACCTTCAAGAAAATCCCGCGTGATATCCGGAGGTTCTAA
- a CDS encoding DEAD/DEAH box helicase, with product MILKQYQKDIIEDLTRYLEILQKTKNISESFNEFWRLHPRTPLTPFPGEIVEPYKNNVAGVPHVCLKVPTAGGKTFIAANALRPIFSIFPQDHAKTVVWLVPSNSILEQTIRNFSNPEHPYREQLNADFGNRVEVYDKTALLQGAGFNASSVKENLSLCILSFDSLRSRNKDNRNAYKENGNLLSFAESADEEVSLMSVFKQLNPVIVVDESHNAESELSVDMLKQLNPSFILDLTATPRKNSNIISFTSAFELKKESMVKLPVIVYNHQSKDEVVNSALELRTRLERAAFDAQNQGGAPIRPIVLFQAEPKTKEDNATFDKIKAMLIEKGIKESEIKIKTADKNELAGLDLMSPDCEVRYIITVNALKEGWDCPYAYILASLADKNSAVDVEQILGRVLRLPYTRKNPNPMLNMSYVLTASNKFLDTVQNVVEGLNRAGFSGKDYRIADTQVVNDLPSEAPVAPSPVDLLSPISPETQVPSTSALDENISPATSWNPGASVCSASPAVQDIERLARQENETMEKQIQESKSTGAAPTPADLEKQVKNAHIKENFIESASGICLPKFFMNMDGIENDLFGLCEMEFEKDMLLKKFPLRTCDTSINFDNVDAEIYKVDLDESSKDNTPTFCKVGKDVQTSLAQWILSIKDVESKRKKCAEMLVGLVGKMYPIPDQEIKIYIERVLESFDDAAFNHMLNNSTPYAAKIRTAIQNHADTYVRDEFRRELDSDKIILKPSYMFKKQKPYSAKGKSIAKSLYEPEEGFNEFEAEVVNDIANLENVEFWTRNKERSDFCINGFINHYPDFIIKTKKGKIVLLETKGDHLDAARKIELGNLWASKAGNEYRYCLVYKDRSEEGAYTKEEFLSQMRNW from the coding sequence ATGATTCTCAAGCAATACCAGAAAGACATCATCGAAGATTTGACCCGTTATCTGGAAATTCTCCAAAAGACAAAAAATATTTCGGAGAGCTTCAATGAATTCTGGCGGCTGCACCCGCGGACTCCGCTCACTCCGTTCCCCGGCGAAATCGTGGAACCCTACAAGAACAATGTTGCTGGCGTTCCTCATGTGTGTCTGAAGGTCCCGACCGCTGGTGGAAAAACATTCATTGCCGCCAATGCGCTCCGACCGATTTTCTCGATATTTCCGCAAGATCACGCAAAGACTGTCGTGTGGCTTGTTCCGTCCAATTCCATCCTTGAACAGACGATTCGCAACTTTTCAAACCCGGAACACCCATATCGCGAACAGTTGAATGCGGATTTCGGGAATCGCGTGGAAGTCTATGACAAGACTGCTCTTTTACAGGGTGCGGGATTCAACGCTTCGTCCGTAAAGGAAAACTTGTCCCTTTGCATTCTCAGTTTCGATAGCCTGCGGAGCCGCAACAAAGACAATCGCAATGCCTACAAGGAAAACGGCAACCTATTGTCTTTTGCGGAATCCGCTGATGAAGAAGTCTCCTTGATGTCGGTTTTCAAGCAACTTAATCCCGTAATCGTTGTAGATGAAAGCCATAACGCGGAAAGCGAATTGAGTGTCGATATGCTCAAGCAGTTGAACCCGAGTTTTATTCTGGACTTGACGGCGACTCCGCGAAAAAACAGCAACATCATCAGCTTTACCAGTGCTTTTGAACTCAAAAAAGAAAGCATGGTCAAGTTGCCCGTGATTGTCTATAACCACCAAAGCAAGGACGAAGTCGTAAATTCGGCGCTGGAACTTCGCACCCGCTTGGAGCGAGCCGCTTTTGACGCTCAAAATCAGGGCGGAGCGCCCATTCGCCCCATTGTCCTATTCCAAGCGGAGCCCAAGACAAAAGAAGACAACGCCACTTTCGATAAAATCAAAGCGATGCTAATCGAAAAGGGAATCAAGGAAAGCGAAATTAAGATAAAAACCGCCGATAAAAACGAGTTGGCTGGTTTGGACTTGATGTCGCCGGATTGCGAAGTCCGTTACATCATTACGGTGAACGCTCTGAAAGAAGGCTGGGATTGCCCTTATGCGTACATCCTTGCTTCGCTTGCCGACAAGAACTCCGCTGTGGATGTGGAACAGATTCTCGGAAGAGTACTGCGGTTGCCTTATACGCGCAAAAATCCGAACCCGATGTTGAACATGAGTTATGTGCTTACGGCATCGAACAAGTTCTTGGATACCGTGCAGAATGTGGTGGAAGGTTTGAACCGCGCAGGCTTCAGCGGCAAGGACTACAGAATTGCGGATACGCAGGTGGTCAACGATTTGCCTAGTGAGGCTCCTGTCGCACCGTCGCCAGTCGATTTGTTGTCGCCGATTTCACCGGAAACTCAAGTTCCTTCGACAAGTGCCTTAGATGAAAACATATCGCCAGCAACAAGCTGGAATCCTGGGGCAAGTGTTTGTTCTGCAAGCCCTGCCGTGCAAGACATAGAACGCTTGGCAAGGCAAGAGAACGAAACGATGGAAAAGCAAATTCAGGAGAGCAAATCTACTGGAGCTGCCCCTACACCTGCAGATTTGGAGAAACAAGTGAAAAACGCCCACATCAAGGAAAACTTCATCGAAAGTGCAAGTGGAATTTGCCTGCCTAAATTCTTTATGAACATGGATGGCATTGAAAACGACTTGTTCGGTCTCTGTGAAATGGAATTTGAAAAGGACATGCTCCTGAAAAAATTCCCGCTTCGCACCTGCGATACATCCATCAACTTCGACAACGTCGATGCGGAAATATACAAGGTCGATTTGGATGAAAGTTCCAAGGACAACACGCCGACCTTCTGCAAAGTGGGGAAGGATGTGCAGACAAGCCTTGCCCAATGGATTTTAAGTATCAAGGATGTTGAAAGTAAACGCAAGAAATGCGCCGAGATGCTAGTGGGGCTTGTCGGGAAAATGTATCCCATTCCAGACCAGGAAATCAAGATATACATTGAACGAGTATTGGAATCGTTCGATGATGCTGCATTCAACCACATGCTGAACAACTCCACTCCATACGCAGCAAAAATCAGAACAGCCATCCAGAATCATGCCGATACCTATGTGCGTGACGAGTTCCGCCGTGAACTAGATTCGGACAAGATTATCTTGAAGCCCTCCTATATGTTCAAAAAGCAGAAGCCATATTCTGCGAAAGGCAAGAGCATTGCTAAGAGCCTATACGAACCGGAAGAAGGTTTCAATGAATTCGAAGCCGAAGTCGTGAACGATATCGCCAATTTGGAAAATGTGGAATTCTGGACCCGCAACAAGGAACGCTCGGATTTCTGCATCAACGGGTTTATCAATCACTATCCTGATTTCATCATCAAGACGAAAAAAGGAAAAATCGTTCTGCTGGAAACCAAGGGTGACCATTTGGATGCTGCGAGGAAAATTGAACTCGGGAACCTCTGGGCGTCAAAAGCCGGAAACGAATATCGCTATTGCCTAGTGTATAAGGACCGGAGCGAAGAGGGCGCATACACCAAGGAAGAATTCTTGAGCCAGATGAGGAACTGGTAA
- a CDS encoding succinate dehydrogenase/fumarate reductase iron-sulfur subunit, whose translation MTLKIWRQKDAKTKGQFETVKINDVSPDMSFLEMLDIVNEEQMKQGKEGFAFDHDCREGICGMCSLVINGMPHGPDHATTTCQLHMRKFKDGDTIVIEPWRAAAFPVIRDCAVDRTAFDRIIQAGGFVSVNTGAAPEASTIPVPKADADRAFDAAACIGCGACVAACKNASAMLFVSAKVSHLSFLPQGKVEAKKRVLAMVAQMDKEGFGNCTNLYECQAACPKGITVDYIAKMNREYLGATVTYAEKVYGKD comes from the coding sequence TTGACTTTGAAGATTTGGCGTCAGAAGGATGCCAAGACCAAGGGACAGTTCGAAACTGTCAAGATCAACGATGTTTCTCCGGACATGTCCTTCTTGGAAATGCTCGACATTGTGAACGAAGAACAGATGAAGCAGGGCAAGGAAGGCTTCGCTTTCGACCACGACTGCCGCGAAGGTATCTGTGGTATGTGCTCTCTCGTCATCAACGGTATGCCGCACGGTCCTGACCATGCAACGACTACCTGCCAGCTTCACATGCGTAAGTTCAAGGATGGCGACACCATCGTGATCGAACCGTGGCGCGCTGCCGCATTCCCGGTTATCCGTGACTGCGCTGTGGACCGTACCGCTTTCGACCGCATCATCCAGGCTGGCGGCTTTGTTTCCGTCAACACTGGTGCTGCTCCTGAAGCATCCACGATTCCGGTTCCGAAGGCCGATGCCGACCGCGCATTCGACGCTGCCGCTTGCATTGGTTGCGGTGCTTGCGTCGCTGCATGTAAGAACGCTTCTGCAATGCTCTTCGTCTCTGCTAAGGTTTCTCACCTCAGCTTCTTGCCGCAGGGCAAGGTCGAAGCCAAGAAGCGCGTTTTGGCCATGGTCGCTCAGATGGACAAGGAAGGCTTCGGCAACTGCACGAACCTTTACGAATGCCAGGCTGCCTGCCCGAAGGGTATCACCGTCGATTACATCGCCAAGATGAACCGCGAATACCTCGGCGCAACAGTCACCTACGCCGAAAAGGTTTACGGAAAGGACTAA
- a CDS encoding amino acid ABC transporter substrate-binding protein, with amino-acid sequence MKKFFAILAAFACAAVLSACNDQKAETKTAADDSFNKVKAAGVFVLGLDDSFPPMGFRDKDNNIVGFDIDLATEVCARLGIKLKTQPISWDAKEQELNTGKIDCIWNGMSVDSDRARVMNLSDAYLKNRMIFTVKDKAITNLAALAGKKIAVQNGSTAQKLLETSEAGKAAKEIVPFDDNQTALMDLDKGGVDAVFLDEIVAKYWIVTNAKPYIVLEEGLSDEVYAVGFRKKDQALRDSVNNVLDAMKKDGKFAEISAKWFGK; translated from the coding sequence ATGAAAAAATTTTTTGCAATTCTTGCGGCGTTTGCGTGTGCCGCTGTTCTCTCTGCCTGTAACGACCAGAAGGCTGAAACGAAGACTGCTGCCGATGACTCCTTCAATAAGGTCAAGGCGGCAGGTGTGTTCGTGCTTGGCCTCGACGATTCTTTCCCGCCGATGGGCTTCCGCGACAAGGACAACAACATCGTGGGCTTTGATATTGACCTCGCGACAGAAGTTTGCGCTCGTTTGGGCATCAAGCTCAAGACGCAACCGATTTCCTGGGACGCCAAGGAACAGGAACTGAATACCGGCAAGATTGACTGCATCTGGAACGGCATGAGTGTTGATTCTGATCGCGCTAGGGTCATGAACTTGAGCGATGCTTACCTCAAGAACCGCATGATTTTCACGGTGAAGGACAAGGCTATCACGAACCTCGCTGCTCTCGCTGGCAAGAAGATTGCCGTGCAGAACGGTTCTACCGCCCAGAAGCTTTTGGAAACTTCCGAAGCCGGCAAGGCTGCCAAGGAAATCGTCCCGTTTGACGACAACCAGACGGCTCTCATGGATTTGGACAAGGGCGGTGTCGATGCCGTATTCCTCGATGAAATCGTTGCCAAGTACTGGATTGTCACGAACGCCAAGCCGTACATCGTCTTGGAAGAAGGCCTTTCCGACGAAGTCTACGCTGTGGGCTTCCGCAAAAAGGACCAGGCACTCCGTGACTCTGTGAACAATGTTCTTGATGCAATGAAAAAAGATGGCAAGTTCGCTGAAATCTCTGCCAAGTGGTTTGGCAAGTAA
- a CDS encoding amino acid ABC transporter permease yields the protein MSDLNSLLPILWGGFCTTLAIFALTLLFSIPLGLLVAVLKMSRYRIVRYPVSFYISVMRGTPLLLQIVAIYFGSYYLSEYTGVEFSFDRFPAVIVAFSINYAAYFAEIFRGGIQSIPKGQYEAAAMLGLTRGQTFYRIILPQVVKRVVPASANEVITLVKDTSLAQVIAVTELFALAKKQQAAYASIYPLFVAGVFYYIANLLLSVLFAYVERKLNYYK from the coding sequence ATGTCTGACTTGAACTCTTTACTCCCGATTCTCTGGGGCGGTTTCTGCACGACGCTTGCGATTTTTGCGCTGACGCTCCTGTTCTCGATTCCGCTCGGCTTGCTTGTAGCGGTTCTCAAGATGAGCCGCTACCGCATTGTGCGTTACCCGGTATCGTTCTACATCTCGGTGATGCGCGGCACTCCGCTTTTGCTCCAGATTGTGGCGATTTACTTTGGCTCGTACTACTTGAGCGAATACACGGGAGTGGAGTTCTCGTTTGACCGTTTTCCGGCAGTGATTGTCGCCTTCTCGATAAACTATGCCGCTTACTTTGCTGAAATCTTCCGCGGTGGCATCCAGTCAATTCCGAAGGGCCAGTACGAGGCTGCAGCAATGCTCGGTCTTACGCGCGGTCAGACTTTTTATCGCATCATTCTTCCGCAGGTGGTCAAGCGCGTTGTGCCTGCCAGTGCAAACGAAGTCATCACGCTTGTGAAGGATACTTCCTTGGCGCAGGTGATTGCCGTGACGGAACTTTTTGCACTCGCGAAAAAACAGCAGGCCGCTTACGCAAGCATCTATCCGCTGTTTGTGGCGGGCGTGTTCTATTACATTGCAAATCTTCTTTTGAGTGTGTTGTTCGCTTACGTGGAACGTAAGTTGAACTATTATAAGTGA